Proteins from a genomic interval of Geodermatophilus obscurus DSM 43160:
- a CDS encoding DUF2127 domain-containing protein encodes MPRTTTDRLLRAALLLKGLDGAVELLAGVALALVGPRELGELTRRVVAHHLLGSPRGALAERFTAAEAALGGGDRAFAVVYLTLHGLVKLGLVVALLRELRPAYPVAICVLAVFIGYEAYRAARTGSSVLWAAAALDLAITVLVVREYRRLTAARPPPRGSQRRPRRGTW; translated from the coding sequence ATGCCGCGCACGACCACCGACCGGCTGTTGCGCGCCGCCCTGCTCCTCAAGGGGCTCGACGGCGCGGTCGAGTTGCTCGCGGGCGTCGCTCTCGCGCTGGTGGGCCCACGAGAGCTCGGGGAGCTGACCCGTCGGGTGGTCGCCCACCACCTGCTGGGCAGCCCCCGCGGCGCCCTGGCCGAGCGGTTCACGGCTGCGGAGGCAGCGCTGGGCGGCGGCGACCGCGCGTTCGCCGTCGTCTACCTGACCCTCCACGGCCTGGTGAAGCTGGGTCTGGTCGTGGCCCTGCTGCGCGAGCTGCGGCCCGCCTACCCGGTGGCGATCTGCGTCCTCGCGGTCTTCATCGGCTACGAGGCGTACCGGGCGGCACGGACCGGGTCGTCGGTGCTCTGGGCTGCCGCGGCGCTCGACCTGGCGATCACCGTGCTCGTGGTGCGCGAGTACCGACGCCTCACGGCAGCGCGGCCGCCACCTCGGGGATCGCAGCGGCGACCTCGTCGGGGAACGTGGTGA